gctcctgactccaggcccagcactctatccactttaacacctagctgcccaaagagtTAGTGTGGTCTGGTCAGATGGtgtgttttaatcctagctctgccgTTTGCTGCTCATTGACCCGGCTGGGTAGGTTATTTTCacctctgtgcctcactttcttaatctagaaaatgaggagagGGTTGGGTTGTGGGaaccaaggtctcttccagctccagatctgtgcTAATCCATGTTGAATTGGCCTCTCGATACACATCTCTGCTGACTTTGCCTCAGCACAAAGTGGACTCTGTAGATGAAGGCTGGAGCCAGTTGGTGCAAAGAGAAGTTAGAATAAAGGCAACATAAATCAGCAGAGTTCAAATCGTGCCCCTGTgagcttttctctctttttgtattgCCAGCCATTAGCACacagcctgacacatagtaggtgcttagtgttTACTGAGGGACCCTGTGCCCCACTttgttcatctgtgaaatgagggggttggattagtcAGCATTTcataagtatctactatgtgttaCACTCTGTGcaaagagctgggaatacaaagaaaggcaaaagtcaaacctgccctcagagagctcgaGGTGTgttggagacaacatgcaagcagcTGTACAAAGATGTAGACAGCATAAACTGAGGGTATTTGGCAGGGGGAAGGCCCTGGAATTATAGCGGATTGGGAAGGACTTCCGTAGAATATGGGATTTAAATTGGGACTtacaggaagtggagatgaggagggtgagCGTTCCAGGCTCAGGGGACAGACAGAATGCCTGAAGTAGAGCCTAGTTaaaggaacagccaggaagctgGTGTTTTCTGGATCAAAGAGAACATGTCAGAGTGTGAGTTCCGAGAcgactggaaagatgatgttagCCGGGAAgatcaggttatgaaggactgaTTGGAGGAtgcactggagtggggagagacctgagacaGACCACCACTGCCCCCCAGCTGTGAGCTGATAAGGCCTTTACCAGGGTAGGGTCAGAGTCAGAGGGCAGAAGTGGCATTAGATGACCCcaggttcccttctagctctagactaTGATCCCATAAGTTTAGGTCTGCTTTGATCATCTGTTAATCTCACTTGTTTTACTTCCTCAGACTTTGGATCTTGCTAATAACCAGTTAAGTGAAATTCCCGGGGAACTTGCTGACTGTCCAAAGCTCAAGGAGATtaatttcaaaggaaacaaattgaAAGATAAACGCCTGGAGAAAATGGTCAATGGCTGCCAACCTAAGTCCATTCTGGAGTATCTGCGTGTTGGGGGACGGGGCAGAGGAAGGGGCAAGACTGACGGCtctgaaaaagaagaaagcagaaagaaaaagagggaacgGAAGCAGAAAAAGGAGAGTGGAGAAGGCgaggaggaggaagtagaggAAGTGAATAAGCTTCTCATCAGGATTCTGCATGTCTCTGAAAATCCCACTTCTGTGACTGTAAAAGTAAACCCACTGGTAAAGGACGTGCGTCCCTACATCGTGTGCGCTGTGGTCAAAGGCATGAACTTGAGGCCAGGAAATGCTCTGAAGAGATTCCTCTCAATGCAGGTTGTACCCTGGGAGTTAGGCCCCGTTACTCCAAACTGGGTTAGAGCAGGGGGCTAAATGCAGGTggaaactcattgaggaaagtgagatcaTGGGAACCACTGGAGTCCAGTTGTAGAGAAGTGTTAGTGTTCCCTCAAAAACTGGGAAGGTCCATTTTGTTAGTAAAGTTGTCTTAGCTTTCACACACAAAATCTGTTCCTTAAATTGGCAGGTGAATTTAACAAAGTCAAACATCCCCCGAAGTTCAGGGCATTTTTGTGGATTTTCTAACTTTCTTCTCCAAGCTGCACTTTAGTTGTAAATCCTTAGGGTGTGTATTGTTAAATTGGCAGGACTTCAACCAGCCTGATTTCTCTTGTTCCTTTtgacttctcctcccccaaaactTAAAGCTACATCTTGAGCATAAGAAATATGTGGCTTTTAAAGGAATCTATCAGTCTTTCAACTAAAATCTTAACATGTTTTTACCAGATCTTTCCTCTAGGTGGCCAGAATCGTTTTACAAAACAGGTTGTAAATCTACTTTTAccatgcatttttttctcttgcttccaTTGGCGATAATCATGAAACAGGTCGTCAGAAACTTGGCTTTTGAGAGTATAAATATTTAGGAAAAGAACTGCTTTCTAACTCTTCCTTTAGGCCTATTTGGTTCAGTTCAACCATAAGTCAGAGTTCAATGTTGGCCCATTAAGAACTCAGATACGGTCTTCTAGTTTAGATATGATGATGCAGGTGAATGTGAACAAGGAAGACCTTATTCTGTTAATGTTAATTAACTAATTTTcataattcaattaatttttttctcaataagACAAGCCATTCATTGGTTGTCGAGAAGGGCTGTCCTAATGGAGGGTACTGGAAACTTTGGTTACCAGTGTCCAGCCACTGAGTCATTAGTGTGGACCCTTGAGGTTTAGAGATCATTTTGCCCTTCATTTTACTTTTAGAGGGACTTTAATGTCTTGATAATCCCCTTGAACTTGTGTTTTAGACCAAACTCCATGAAGACATCTGTGAGAAACGAACAGCAGCAACCATAGCCACTCATGACCTTAAGCTGATCAAAGGTCCTCTGGTCTACGGAGCACAATCTCCCCAAGAACTAAAGGTGCCAAATTGCATTGTTGCTTCTCCTGTTGGCATGTGATGTTTCCAACAAAATGTGGGCTATATTGGACGACAGTGTAAGCCTGAATGTCAAGAGCCTGTGATTTTTGTTGGTATGGAAATTCCCTCCTCCAATTCAGATTGCAACCTATCACTCAAAATTTtagagttgcctgaggctcaATTCCAAgcatctctctttcccctctacaTTTCCTGTCCTTTACATATTCCTGGATAAACCTAAATATTTTCATCTGTGAATCCTACCACcagattggaggagggaggggatgagACAGATGCACGGACACACCCACCCACCAGCTTGGGCTCACCCATGCTTAAAACTcactccctaaaaaaaaaaaagaaaaaaaattaaaaaacagacctcactcccttttctgttttcctctgcCCCCAAATCCCACCAGGCCACGTTTACAGATGACTTTGAAATCAGTTGCTTAAATTCCCAGATTCCATCCCAAACAAAGTAATCATAGTGAGGTTTTCCCTCttgtaatcttacatattttTGCTCATTTTGAAACAAGGAAGGACTTGTTTGTTCTCTGTCCTAAGTTCACAGCCCTCTAATTTGGTATACTCTACACCTCTGTTAAGAGGTTTTCTCGGAACCTTGTTCTCCTGAATTCTTCCCTAATAGCATCGGGGTTACCTGAGGATACCCGAGGTTTTGGCAGGGAAATTGTTTCTCCTGGGCATACTTCACCTAACTTGACCAGCTCAGGTTGTGCTgtgccttctttcctttggtcCTACTTCCTCAGATCTGATAACCTTCGGGAATTCATTAACATGCTCACCTCCAGGTTAAGGTTAGTTTGAAAGGTATCCATATCCAACCACCTCTTTCTTGTACATTAGTCACAGTGTTTGGAAATTGAGAGTCTCCAGAAAGAGGACTGGAAAACTGGAGGCGCAGCGTGCCTGCCAGCTGAGGAGGCAGGTGGTGTCCGAGGTCTGGTTGCAGGCTTCTGCTGTTTTCTTTCCATTCGTTTACTGCCCCTTGTTGTTAATGATTTTCTGATATGTGGCGCTTGGGTTTTTTTCCTAAGGTTTTTTTCCTAAACTCATGGGTTTCCTATGATTCTGACTTAGCAAGCCATATGCTCTGTTTTAGTCCCATTTAGAACAGTTTAAAAATAATGGGTTTTGTACTAGTTGATTTTCTTTGGAAACTTGTTCTAAGAATGAGTAAGATTTTTTGAGCTACAAGTTAACAAGAAATTATCTGATATCAGAAAGTTGTGTGTATCTTAAGAGTGTTGGGGAACAGTAGGAGTAAAGCCTCAGGTACAGGAGTATCTGTTACATGGGACATACTGATGAATCAGTATCATATGATTGTGGTATTGTAGAATAGAACCAGAAGGGGACCTTAGGCCATAgaatccaatgccctcattttacgtgtgaagaaactgaggcacagaggttaaatggcttgctctgGGTTACATGGGGTTGGTAAGGGAGTTgaggtctgaactcaggtcttcttgactccatttccaGTGTGCTCATCATtccaccatactgcctctctagAAGCCTGAGGCTTttaggtgggagggagaaaggtgggggaggggtgtagCATCCTAGGTTAGATCAGCTGATTTTCCAGAGTTGATAGTATCAACTCTcagtcattttctttcccatttgatAGATTGTCCCCTTAGGACGGAAGGAAATCAAAGCAAAGGACCTTGTCCGACAGTTACAACTGGAAGCTGAGGagcagagaaagcaaaagaaaaggcaaaatgtTTCAGGTTTGCACAGGTCAGTCCCTACTCCCTTGCCTCCCACCCACTGAACCCTTCAgggttggggggggtggagaagaagaaggagagggagggatagggTGGGGgacaaggaggaagggaaagaaaagagaaagatagaggggagaagggagtgaaACAACACAAGAGATGAAGCTGAGCCTCAGAGAGTActctttatttgcattttttaagtttgttttattttcttgggtcagtaaaaatctttccttctcctctactCCCCACCtcaatcaaaaacaaaagaaaaacaaaatccctgttaCAAGAATGTATAGTCACGCAAAACAGATTTtcccattggccatgtccaaaagggaaatacaaatatgtgtgaatttatgtatgtctcattttgttctgaGTCCTTTGCATCCTTCACCTCTGCCAGGAGGTGAGCAGcgtgttttgttattttttaacatGGCAATccattatgtttcttttgagcattctttttaaattttgagttgcacattttctccctctccccctcccacaatGACATGGATAATTCAGAATTTGCAGGTGAAGTAAATGTCCTTATTCCGAGAGGGGTTTTTGCCATACTCTACTCAAATATTAGGAACTTTCTGAAAATTGAGCATTTCTTTTTAGGCACCCAGGAAATGTCAGGAGATGCTTTCTGGTTTGGggtttcctcttttaaaatgagcAATAATCATTTTGGAGGTTTAAACAGTAAGAGAAGAGTGTTTTCTTTCAGCTGACACCTCACAAATAATTAGGAAATGCTGTTACTAACAAGACTCAGAAAAACTATAAAATTATGTGGATGGAAAAAAACTAATAACTCTGAACTCTGTAATACTTGTAGATCCTGGAAGGCCCATCTAGGTACCACAGTGCTGGGCAGCCTGGTCCTTTTTAACCTTAAATCCCTTGTTTTGGTCAGGATGAATAAGATGCATTATTTATAATTAGCTTCTTGTTTATGTGTAAATAGTGCTAGAAAGTGGACCTTGTATTTCATGGTATGGAGAACCCCCAGGTGAAGAGGTTCCCTCCACCAGTGGAAGTGAACAGCTTCTCTGTAGCTTAGAATATGAGAGATTTGcctgcccaggatcccacagccattatgtgtcaggtcagatttcctgactttgaggcctgCTCCCTATCCACTAGACCCCAATGCTTCCCTTAGATCCATATTCATGTACCTAAACTATTTATCCTCTACAGTGTATCAGAAGCTTCCTTCTTGTCTTTATACCCTTTATTTGTTCAACAGACCTTTTTTCAGTAGATTAGAGTCATAGAGTTAGAATTAGGTCTTATAAACTTCAGCCCAGGCCCTTTCTGGATTCATGCATGTCAATGATTGGGGTCCAGGTGGTTGAATAATTAGCCATGTTTTtcaatctgttttttttcttctttggcagATACCTTCACTTATTAGATGGAAAAGAAAACTACCCTTGTCTAGTAGATGCAGATAATGTAGTTATTTCTTTCCCACCAATAACAAACAGTGAAAAGACAAAGGTATGTGTGACATCATAAACATGTGTTACAAATGTCTTATGCTGTTATATCATGGAATGCTTGATGATTAAAGCATTCTTAAAATTCCACAACTGTGTTTagtagtaaactgaggcagagaaaaccTTTGTCCAGTGTTAAAAAGCTGTCAGATGATGCAGAACAGAAAAATCTGCACTGCATCATTCCACATGAGGATTTTCCtttaggagagagagaattgcattctgtatattcttttAGAGTAGAAATTGCAGGTGTTGACACCCATTTTTGACAACTTtcattttttctgaaatctttcgCAACTTCTTTAGATTAAAACAACCACCTCCGATTTATTTCTGGAAGTGACAAGTGCTACAAGTCTGCAAATCTGTAAAGATATCATGGACACCCTCATTTTGGTAAGAAACCTAGAAAATCAATACATTAACTGTCTTTGAgaagtaaaaatatatttagaagtGATGGGAATTTTGTCTTCTGGCACTCTTACTCTTTACATTTGCCATGTTTGCTTCCTACATTTGTTTATAGAGAAATATTAACTGCCTTAAGCCCTGGGGattttgaagctggaagggaccctagaggtcacctcattctttcaattaaaatAATACTTCTTTTGCAGAAAATGGCAGAACTCAACAAATTCACTTTAGAAAATAAAGAGGAACAGTCCCTCTCCGATACAGAAGCTGATGGTGTTTCTGGCCCATTCAATCTCAGATCTAATCAGAATGCTGAAAAAGATGGCAGCTCTCCCTTAATTGTGGAGCAGGTTCGGGTTGTGGACATGGAAGGGAGCTTAAAAGTTTTGTATCCTTCTAAAACTGATCTGGACATAACTGCTTCCCATATAACGATCATCCGTTGATGGAAATGACCACAGTTTCCAGCAAGctgtttgtaaaatattttgttgtcattttggcATATTTTACAGGAGTTTGTATATGGTATAATTAAATTATTCACACTACATTTTCCACCCCcaagttttttaaaagaagataggTAATATTAGTTCAGTTTCCAAAGGTATGTCTGTTCAATTCCTCCTCTTGTGACAGTGAAGCTGTCTCTTGATGCCAAAAGTGAAAAACCacggaatctcagaggccatctagtctaattatatacatgtaaaacTCAGTGTTATGGTGGTTCTGGTTTTACAGCACCAAAGAGCTGGTTTCATCCATCCTTTTCATGAAATTTAAATGGATTTTGGAATGAACTGAACAAGATCTGTGTTGGACTTTtaacgggggggggggaggggggagggccaggaactggggtggggaacctgtgactttgaggccacatgtggtcttctaggtccttgggtgcagccttttgactgagtgcaagatttacagaacaaatctttttattaaggggattcgctctgtgaagtttgcatttagtcaaaaggccacacacgaagacctagagggccacatgtggcctccaggtcacaggttccccacccttggactgGAACATTAGTTTTAAAATTGGGAAGTTTTTGAAGAGTATAAAATTAATCTTTTACTAGAGATCATCTTTGTTAAAAATTCTATGACTATAGTACAGCTTAAAAATACTGAGTTAAAACTGAGTATTTCCACTATGACAATGCCTTGGAATAAATCATAAGTTTTCTaaggaaggaataaggaaaaCCAAGTTCATTTGACCTAATTCCTTTAACTAATATTGCTGTTAAGAATGTCTTTTGCTCTGTTAAATTATGAAAACTGTAGCTAAGCAGTATAGTTAGCCTCAAAGCACTGACATATGGTGGTGTTCTTTCTGTGACAAGAAATAACGCAGCCTGGGACCTGTGGGGAGGAAATTATCAGAAGTCTTGGTCAGTCACCAAATGATGTGGGAGGGTGTTGTCCTAACTTGTGTCCTGTGTGGGTGTTGGACATTGGGCTGGTGTCTCCATATTTAAAAAGCGCGACCATTGGCATATGCACATTGTCAGGTTAGAGGTCGTTTGAGCAGTATGTGGTCGTCAATAGTAGGGAATCAGTGCAAGCGGCCATGCCCTGAAGAGCCCTTGGGACCTTCTTAAAGGAAGGAATCGTAGGAAAGTTTTGATGTTGAAATGTAACCAAAACCAACTCTGGTGCCCCACCTCCCTTTGTCTCTTCACACCCTCAGTGGTGCTGCGTTCTCCTTTCTTtaaagacagaggttaagcagtTATTTCCCTTAGGTTAGtgataaaagaaaacattctcTTCTAAAAAGTACCATGAAGCCTGCATGCCAAAAGCTAAACAGCTCTTCTCTCTAATTTGAGCCTTCTTCTACTGTAGTCCTAGATGTGTTTATGTACTTCATCCAAAAGAGCCATGATTCATTGGGGTGGGCATGCCCTCCTCCCCCTACCGCTGATGCAGGTTGCAACTTCCATGGATAGTCCTCAGGAGCTAATTGTGGCCAGAAAAGAAAGTGGAATCTCTTAGTGGCCAGTGTTGGCGATGATGAGCCTCCAAACACAGCGAGGCTGGTTCTCGTATAACAGACACACGATCTGTCGTCAGCCCAACACTTGAAGCTTTTCCAGTTTGGTATCAGACCTCCGTGCTCGTGGTCGGCTGGCACGAAtgtggcccaaggtcacattcatGCCACCATGTTGGAGGGGGAGCTTAGTAGGGAGTGTGTATCTGAGTACCCAGAAATCTACCAGTTCTGGAGTAATTGAAGGCTCAACTTGCTCCAGAACAGGCTGTGTGAAAGGAAGTCAAGCTTGCTGCCTTAATACTAGTGTCAATTAGCAAACTGGCTGCCTTCAATAAGAAATCAATAGCCATCAACCAAGGTCCTTTGGTTATTCATTGAAATTGTGGGAAGTTATGCGCATTTGTGCCATAGACCATTAATGAAAGCAGTGTCCAAAATCCCAGGGTTTGTTGACAAACCTAGTGACCAGCAGGACCAAATAACATTCTAACAAGGGACCCTTGTTTGCCTGCCCGTGGTGTAATATTAACTATTGATGTCATCTGTAAGTCTCCTACTCTGGAGCCTCCCTGGTCATACATTAGCTATTCATACTGTAAATAGAAGTGATCACATTCTGACTCCTGGTCCCAGACTTGGGCCCCAGGTAGAAGGTTGAGAAAATAAGATTCATAATTGCTGAGTTCTTCCGTGCTAATCCCGATTACAGTTTCTGTCTGTATCCTGTTTTTGCTTCAAACTCTGCTGATGTAAAGGATGGCTTACCCTCTGATGTCACTGTTGGGCTTTCTGTAGGAAACAAAGGCTGCTAATGAGTACCATCTCCTCTTTCGAAAGTGTTGTTGGGTGTAGGACCAGTCAAATggacaggaggaaaaaaaccacTTGGGAGCCCCCGGTTCCTTTCTCAGCACTGCATGTGTGGGGATCACCAGCTTATCAGCCGCCGTGTCACTGCTATGTCTGAGAGCCTGTACGGGTGGTCTGAGGGAGTGGAAAGAAGGGCCCTACTTGGCTTCCCTGTATCAAAAGGATTCAATAAAAACCCTTAACAAACAGGATCTTTTCTTTATTAGCATGTTCCTTTGGTTTTGGGACAGAAACCCAGgacattcattaagtgtctgctttgtgccaggcatgcTGTTGGCCTGGGATATTAACATGACTAAGCAGTTGCATTCTGCCCAGGGCTTCAGAATGTGAACACAGAATAGTGAATGACGAGGAAGAATGAGGACAATGGAAGCCCCGACGAGGGGGGATCCTTGAGCCAAACTTCAGAAAAGAGGAATGATTCTTCAAGACCGGgataagaaagggaggggagtCCAGAGTTGAGGTGGAATGTCAAGCGTGAGGAACAATTACTTAGTTTGGTTACAGCATAGAGTTTGTGAAGGAGAGCTGACCCAGGTTGAGAAGTTTGTATTTCTCCCTAGAAACAAAAGGGACCCAGCTTGGGTTGGCAGCAGTCTCCAGTGTTGCCAAGGCTCTGTTCTCCCTGGTAGATCGTTTCCTATAGGAGCCAGAATGGCTCCTTATCACCTAAGGCTTAagtcacaggatcagagattgagagctgaaagggaatttGGAGGCCTTTTAatccaactcatttcacagatgaggaaatgatgtAGGAAGGGTCAAAATGAGTTTCTCAGGGTTTGAGCCCAGCTCTTTCTGGCTCCACGTCCAACACTGACCATAGTGCCAACCCTCATGGGTGTGGCTTATTTGAATACAAACTCCCAATTAATCCTTCACTCTGGTAATGATCATTAAATAACTGAGATTTAACCTTTTTATAAATAAAGGGTTAGGAGACAGCATCCCGTGTGGAAGGGATCTTGAAGACCTCAAATCTAAGCTGttggtgcttggcacagtgcctgacacctagCAGGTAATTACATGAGATACTTGGGTTGGTTCACTTAGAAACTACAACCTTGGGCTGTAGTGGAAAGGAGGGCTTGGACTACCAAGTACCCTTCTATACCTGGTGGTAACTGGGCAACAGTTGCAGGCAACAAGCTTTCCAGAGCTTCAGTTTGCAAATGTAAAGTGGGGTGCTGCTTCCATGCCTTATATACGGGATGGATGTGGGCTTAGGTGCCGAATGGTGCATGCATTCTTGGACgtggccagtgtgggaatttgctCGATGAAGCGTATGTTACAAgggtctttttttggggggagataaATATTTGCTctcccccacctcaaaaaaaaaaaccctctcaaaAAACAAACTGCCGAAGTCTCATGAAATAAGGTTGGGCTAGACTCGAgctttaattaataaaaataagtaatcCCCATAATAAAcggatttgttgtgtaaaacttggactcaggtcAAAAGACCGCACCCAAGGATCTAAAagtggcctcaggttccccacgcgtgggctagatgacctctaaggcccctttcagcgcTCAAGGAGGTGCAGCTAGTTTCCCAGGGGTACCCTTTGCTGCTTTCCCAGCACGTACCAAACATTTGCAGGTCCCAGTGACCTCCGCTGCTAGGCGCCCCCATCCCCGGCTTCTTGTGCCTTGAGGCGGGTCACCTAATCCTCCTGACCAGGGCACAGATTATGCCATTTATGCTGAACTTCCAAGGGGCTAACTGGGTCCTGCAGCATGCGGAGGCGAGCACACATCTTCCCGCTCGTCCACCGGCCAAACTGCTGGGCCAGCGAGGGAAGGACAGGAACTTGCGTGGGTGCTGGGGCTGCACCTAAGCGTCGGGAGGGGCGGCCGGGCCAGCGAAGGAAGGCCCTTCCAATCTGTCcacccactcctccctcccctccacccccgttcctatccccctccctcttcctctccctggtTCCTGGCTTGgaaaccctcctctcttcctgttACCCGAGCCTTTCCAGGCAGGTGGGGCTGGGGCGCACCCACCCACCTCATGGAGTGGGTCGGCCTAGGGAGTTGCGCTGCATTAGCCCTCCCTGAAGAGTCGGTTGGCCCTGGAGGCGGCCAGAGCCGGGGTCCGGGCGCCGGGGGCCAGAGCCATGGCCCTGGGAGGCGGCCTGCAGCCCCGGCGGCGGTCTGGTGGCCCTGCGGCGGAGGTGCCCAACCCGGGCGTTCAAGCCCCAGAGCGCAGCCCCCTGGCCGCCCCGATGGCACCCCTGGCTCGTCTCCGCCTCCCACCGCCGAGCCAGggccctttttttcctcccctggcCGGCTCCCCGGCTTCCGCGGCTGCCCCGACGGCGGCGCGCGTATGGGAGCTCGGCGCTGCCCGGCTGCTGCAGCGTTCGGACCCCCGAAGGTCTCCCCGTCGCGCCCCGCCGCCCCGCAGCCCTCAGCCCAGGCAGCCTCGAGGGGCGACAGCTCAGCGAGCCAAGCTGTCCCGGCTGCTGCTGCGGCCGCCCCCCGCCACTCAGCCTGGCTTGGCGGGGCCCTCGAGAAGCAACAGCCCTCGAGAGGGGTCTGCAGAGCCCGGCTACTACAGCGAGAAGCGCATCTGGGAGTGGATCAGCCAGGTGAACCGCAGCCTCTTCGCTCCCTCGGGGATCCCAGGCCGTCCGGAACAGGACAAGTCCATCCGGATGGCGTGCCAGGACACCGGGGGCCTCCCACTCCCCAGTCTTGGAATCCGGGAATGTCAGAGCCGGAAGGGGAGGagtgcaaccccctcatttgacagaaggggaaactgaggcccagagcgaGACCAAGGTCAAGAGGACACTGTGATCCTTCTATTTCACATCTAACCTATATGCGAGGGTATGAAGCACTTGCTGACCCTTTCCTCCTGCAAAGGGGTTTAACCCGTCTGGAAGCAGGGCCGAGGGACTCTGGCACAAATGCCCTTTACGGCTAGGAAGGAGCTGGGCTTTTGGCGAGACCCTGGGATTAGGGGCGGGGATGTCCTGAGGAGCCAGAGAAATTCAAGACCTTCCTTAGTTCCTGGTTTGGGGTTGCTTAGGTAGGAATTTCCCTTGCAGCACCAAGAGGCTTTCACGTGGTCCCACAGCCAGTACGGAGGCTAGGGCTATGCTGGGACCCAGCGATTCTTGCCTCCGAGGCCAGCTCTTTATAGCCAAGTCCACCTTTGTGTCCCACCTTTTATTTCCATGCTAAGGGAGTCTCTACTAAAAAATACCAACCATTCTTTGACCTTCTAGGATGCTCAAAGTTCTTCTAGATGTACCCTGAGTCTGTGGACTCCTCCATCTCCCTGTGGCTGGAAAGAATGCCTCTCAGGgatctagccttaatcactgtgTAATCAGAAAGCTTTTCCTCAATGCCACTCTGTGGGGGACATTGTACCTTGGAGTTCAATGGTCCCTAACCTGAGTTCTTGTTACCTGAGACTTAAGTCAACACTTCTGAACAAAGGATGGAGGACCTACAGGCAACAGGCTGGTGTTCTGTCTGGGTGGTAGAGAAACTTGGATCCCACCAAGTGCTTTACCTTCTGATCAAGAGAAGTCATTGATATCTAAAGAGCTGGAGTGAGACTGATCCCTCCCCTTCAGACCCTCAAAGCCCTCATGCTGGTCTATCTCTTCTCCAGACACTCCAAAGTGCCAGGGACTCCCAAGCTTGGGCAGTGGACTCAGCTGTTAGCCACCGTCTGAGAGCTCTTACCTCCCACATAGTGATGTGGCTATTTCTGAACTGGCTGCCTCCTGGGGCCACCAGGATTACTGACCACAGCCATTGCTAGGTAACCCCTAAGAAAATGCCAGAGTCTCCCAGCTCTGGAAGTTGACGGGCTGTCAAAGACATTTTCCAAAGACAGCCTCCAGAGCCACAgagaattctatccactggggAGCTGGGTTTAAGAAGCCCCTGGGCCCCTGAGATCTCACCCTTGGCTCAGCAAAATGGAGGGTACCAGGAAGAGCCCGAAGCTTGTGGACTAATCCTGGGAGATCGGGAGTGGGTAGGGAACCTGTCTTGTTT
This Trichosurus vulpecula isolate mTriVul1 chromosome 2, mTriVul1.pri, whole genome shotgun sequence DNA region includes the following protein-coding sequences:
- the LRRC47 gene encoding leucine-rich repeat-containing protein 47 yields the protein MAAAAVVAEALEPWPEVDLVEREQRRELLLTGPALEERVRAAGGRLPPRVFSLPLLHSLEVCGCASLREPGPGLARGLPRLRSLVLRGNALGPSLSPELGPLPALRVLDLSGNALEELPPGRGLGPAEPPALPQLQSLNLSANRLRALPAELARCAPRLQTLNVARNRLRELPAELFALQLLSELGAADNELQELSPAVAGLPALKTLDLANNQLSEIPGELADCPKLKEINFKGNKLKDKRLEKMVNGCQPKSILEYLRVGGRGRGRGKTDGSEKEESRKKKRERKQKKESGEGEEEEVEEVNKLLIRILHVSENPTSVTVKVNPLVKDVRPYIVCAVVKGMNLRPGNALKRFLSMQTKLHEDICEKRTAATIATHDLKLIKGPLVYGAQSPQELKIVPLGRKEIKAKDLVRQLQLEAEEQRKQKKRQNVSGLHRYLHLLDGKENYPCLVDADNVVISFPPITNSEKTKIKTTTSDLFLEVTSATSLQICKDIMDTLILKMAELNKFTLENKEEQSLSDTEADGVSGPFNLRSNQNAEKDGSSPLIVEQVRVVDMEGSLKVLYPSKTDLDITASHITIIR